In Virgibacillus sp. NKC19-16, a single genomic region encodes these proteins:
- a CDS encoding 6-pyruvoyl trahydropterin synthase family protein, with protein sequence MMQQIYPVSPHSYAYELNKDFHFAAAHYIPHEDAGKCKVTHGHTYFTNITIVGDDLDDTGFLVNFKAIKDLIHKRFDHEILNKDAAFSDDDATFFPTTEVVARTIYEIVQDYLHTLSNQPVCLQVYLRETPTSYCIYRPKEVGK encoded by the coding sequence ATGATGCAGCAAATTTATCCCGTGTCCCCGCATTCCTATGCATATGAGTTGAACAAGGATTTTCATTTTGCAGCAGCCCATTACATTCCGCACGAAGATGCCGGAAAGTGCAAAGTGACGCATGGACATACTTATTTTACCAATATTACTATCGTTGGCGATGATTTGGATGATACTGGATTTCTGGTGAATTTTAAAGCAATCAAGGATTTAATCCATAAACGATTTGACCATGAAATATTGAATAAGGATGCTGCTTTTTCCGATGATGATGCTACATTTTTCCCTACGACTGAGGTTGTCGCCCGTACCATTTATGAGATCGTTCAGGATTATTTACATACATTGTCGAACCAGCCGGTGTGCTTGCAGGTCTATTTAAGGGAAACACCTACAAGTTATTGTATTTATCGACCAAAGGAGGTAGGAAAATAA
- the queE gene encoding 7-carboxy-7-deazaguanine synthase QueE: protein MKLPVLEIFGPTIQGEGMVIGRKTMFVRTAGCDYSCSWCDSKFTWDGSEKNAIQMMEPKEIMDVLSEKGGDHFGHVTLSGGNPGLLRQIDELVDLLHDHQIKVALETQGSRWQDWFTKIDDLTLSPKPPSSGMKTNFDTLDFIIESLQQTQAGDFSLKIVIFDQDDLRYATELHQRYPAVTLYLQVGNDETETDNNENLLDHLLGKYELLIDQVMESNVLKDVRVLPQLHTYLWGNKRGV, encoded by the coding sequence ATGAAGCTGCCTGTGCTGGAAATATTTGGTCCGACCATTCAGGGAGAAGGTATGGTGATCGGAAGAAAGACCATGTTTGTGCGAACGGCTGGTTGTGATTATTCCTGCTCCTGGTGTGACTCAAAGTTTACATGGGATGGATCTGAAAAAAATGCAATTCAAATGATGGAACCGAAAGAAATTATGGATGTTTTAAGTGAAAAAGGCGGCGATCACTTCGGACATGTTACGCTATCTGGCGGAAATCCTGGATTACTACGTCAAATTGATGAATTGGTAGATTTATTGCATGATCACCAGATAAAAGTGGCCTTGGAAACGCAAGGTAGCAGATGGCAGGACTGGTTTACGAAAATTGATGACCTGACCCTTTCGCCTAAACCGCCAAGTTCAGGAATGAAAACAAATTTTGACACACTGGATTTTATCATCGAATCATTGCAACAAACGCAAGCAGGCGATTTTAGTTTGAAGATTGTTATTTTTGATCAAGATGATTTGCGTTACGCAACGGAACTACATCAGCGATACCCAGCTGTTACGCTATATCTTCAGGTTGGGAATGATGAAACCGAGACTGACAATAACGAAAATTTACTCGATCATTTACTAGGTAAATACGAGCTATTAATTGACCAGGTAATGGAAAGTAACGTATTGAAAGATGTGCGAGTGCTCCCGCAGCTACATACGTATTTATGGGGGAATAAGCGAGGGGTTTGA
- a CDS encoding AbrB family transcriptional regulator, whose translation MKNTQIQRLIETISIATLGGYLFNILSLPLPWLLGALTFVMLWQGFTKREASLPDSIKNAGLIIIGIYFGLYFTAETFQTIWPYFLPYILLTCVLILASIMLGVIVTKWITVDKITSIFASIPGGLTEMTIASEALHAKSAFVVIFQTIRLMTVLFTIPTAMTYLFSEEAQAAANQTVAGATAGGWSYLWFIIPVLVALLVRNKIPAGIIIGALGVTAVMNVSPIELAAVPPFLMNAGQVMIGAGLGKNILFRDLKLGGKYCFVYFGLSIVLILIAFGLGIILANFTTLNYATAILSIAPGGLFEMVLTAYNVGGDPAIVSALQLTRILVIVIGVPPLIGWWFGKRRT comes from the coding sequence ATGAAAAACACACAAATCCAACGTTTAATCGAAACGATCAGCATAGCTACACTTGGCGGCTACCTTTTCAACATCCTGAGCCTCCCGCTTCCATGGTTATTGGGCGCCCTGACATTTGTCATGCTCTGGCAAGGATTTACAAAAAGAGAAGCCTCGTTGCCGGATTCGATTAAAAATGCCGGATTAATTATTATCGGAATCTATTTTGGGTTATATTTTACAGCAGAAACATTCCAGACGATTTGGCCGTATTTTCTTCCTTATATTCTATTAACCTGTGTCTTAATTCTGGCAAGTATTATGCTGGGAGTCATTGTGACAAAATGGATTACTGTGGATAAAATCACAAGTATTTTCGCAAGTATTCCTGGTGGTTTGACAGAGATGACGATAGCCAGCGAAGCACTACATGCAAAATCCGCTTTCGTCGTTATTTTCCAAACGATCCGACTAATGACCGTACTTTTTACGATTCCAACAGCAATGACGTATCTTTTTTCTGAAGAGGCACAAGCTGCTGCGAATCAAACAGTAGCAGGCGCGACTGCCGGGGGTTGGAGCTATTTATGGTTTATTATCCCTGTGCTAGTTGCGCTGCTCGTACGCAATAAGATCCCGGCTGGAATTATCATCGGTGCACTTGGTGTTACCGCGGTAATGAACGTCAGCCCGATCGAATTGGCGGCTGTTCCGCCGTTTTTGATGAACGCCGGTCAAGTAATGATTGGTGCTGGTCTCGGGAAAAATATTTTGTTCCGGGATTTGAAATTGGGCGGGAAATATTGTTTTGTCTACTTTGGTCTATCTATTGTTCTCATACTTATTGCTTTTGGGCTGGGTATTATACTAGCTAATTTTACAACACTGAATTATGCTACTGCGATTTTAAGTATTGCTCCTGGCGGGTTATTCGAAATGGTCTTAACGGCTTATAATGTCGGCGGAGATCCTGCAATTGTCAGTGCACTGCAGCTGACTCGAATTTTGGTGATAGTCATTGGTGTGCCACCATTAATCGGGTGGTGGTTTGGGAAGAGACGAACATAA
- a CDS encoding tetratricopeptide repeat protein — MTQFQAHQKKKNLTLTPQQLAIYKQSKVLEATDEAGDYFYLFFYKNDFLTGIHADDIDTDTHVHRAFTEGLHFEGSHPLTKQLIRAYRNIHFLPIEKLYKKIQDTSYSQLETALIKTYFDAFSSTDSIHKVLKDTFNHYQRNGQSLASYQLLNIYLNYDNTNTFARDMISGAQFKNQSKMYQDLEKLSEKDPIQLESLCFDNLYHTEHVMMLLQLYKEQNRWTDELALRITLLKSHFTPENFTAIRVMIEPLPTDEQMTLLQELNQSNNNPVLHEALITKLLASGKPNDILEFMMTTKVQPDEEQLTGIITHIEQAGLTDLTSFFKNGNYRLLELSKNPQTIERLATPFISSFLQDHTIGEILDWFQPFRDANFHLPVEQKLLKMQTLVDDPDRQFNLGELYLYFRQLEKALDCFKWEVELDPQAHSSVKYVAKIYQELGYPDEAAAYQQLLQMQK, encoded by the coding sequence ATGACACAATTCCAAGCTCACCAAAAGAAAAAGAATCTAACACTAACTCCGCAGCAACTGGCAATTTATAAACAAAGCAAGGTGCTCGAAGCGACAGACGAAGCGGGGGATTATTTCTACCTGTTTTTTTATAAAAATGATTTCCTAACAGGGATACACGCAGATGATATTGACACCGACACGCATGTTCATCGTGCATTTACGGAAGGACTTCACTTCGAAGGATCGCATCCATTAACCAAGCAATTAATCCGCGCCTATAGGAACATCCACTTTCTTCCTATTGAAAAACTCTATAAAAAAATCCAAGATACCTCCTATTCCCAGTTAGAAACTGCACTGATCAAAACGTACTTCGATGCCTTCTCGTCTACCGATTCCATTCATAAAGTACTCAAAGATACCTTTAACCACTACCAACGAAATGGCCAATCACTCGCGTCCTATCAATTATTAAATATTTACTTAAACTATGATAATACCAATACCTTTGCACGCGATATGATTAGTGGCGCGCAATTCAAAAACCAATCAAAAATGTATCAAGATTTGGAAAAGCTGTCAGAAAAAGATCCTATTCAATTGGAATCCCTATGTTTTGATAACTTATACCATACAGAGCATGTAATGATGCTTCTTCAATTATATAAGGAACAAAATCGCTGGACAGATGAACTCGCATTAAGAATCACCTTACTCAAATCCCACTTTACACCTGAAAATTTCACAGCAATCCGAGTAATGATTGAGCCGCTACCCACCGACGAGCAGATGACGTTATTACAGGAATTGAATCAATCCAACAACAATCCTGTCTTGCACGAAGCATTAATCACTAAACTGCTCGCATCCGGCAAACCAAATGACATCCTTGAATTCATGATGACAACGAAGGTTCAGCCAGACGAAGAACAATTAACAGGAATAATAACCCACATCGAACAAGCTGGTCTCACAGATCTGACTTCATTTTTTAAAAACGGCAATTACCGATTGTTGGAACTTAGTAAAAACCCACAAACAATAGAACGACTGGCTACCCCATTCATTTCATCCTTTCTGCAAGACCATACTATAGGCGAAATCCTCGATTGGTTTCAACCATTCCGTGACGCAAATTTCCACCTCCCAGTCGAACAAAAGCTATTGAAAATGCAAACATTAGTTGACGACCCTGACCGTCAATTCAATTTAGGAGAATTATATCTATACTTTCGCCAATTGGAAAAAGCACTCGATTGCTTTAAATGGGAAGTGGAACTAGATCCCCAAGCACACAGCTCCGTAAAATATGTTGCAAAAATTTATCAGGAGCTGGGGTATCCGGACGAAGCTGCTGCTTATCAGCAGTTGCTGCAGATGCAGAAATAG